Sequence from the Pyxidicoccus xibeiensis genome:
CCGGTGACGCGCTTCCTGGAGGGCGCGCCGCTGCGCGGCCACCGCACCCGCGTGGACCTGGACGAGGAGAACTTCATGGGCGTGGGTGACTCGTTCCTCTTCGGCTGCATCCTGGAAGAGCTGCTGGCGTCCCACGTCACCATCAACTCCTTCAACGAGCTGAGCATCCGGCTCCACCCCTCGCAGACGGAGTACACGTGGCTTCCGAGGAACGGCTCCCAGACGCTCTTGTAGAGACGGCCCGGAAGCTGGCCGAGGCGGCGCCGCGGGTGGGCTTCTTCCCGCTGGTGGCCTTCCTGGAGCGGCTGACGGCGCAGGCGGTGCGCGTGGGCGGGCCGGGGCCCGTCAACGAGGAGATGATCCGCTTCCGGCACGACCCGTCGCTGGGCTTCCCCGCCGGGGACGTGAACTCCGTCACCCTGCACAACGTCCCGGTGCGGGCGGAGGACCCGTACGCGCGCCGGCCGCTCTTCGAGGTGGTGACGAGCTTCCTGGGCCTCACCGGCTCGGTGAGCCCCCTGCCCCACTACCTCGCGGAGGAGGTGGCCCAGGAGGACCCGGACCAGCCGGTGCGGCGCGAGTTCCTGGACCTGTTCCACCACCGGCTGCTGTCGCTGCTGTACCGCATCGAGTCCAAGTACCGCGTCACCAGCGAGACGGACACGTCCTTCACGGACCAGTGGTCCAAGCGGCTGCTGGCGCTGGGCGGCTTCGACACGTACGAGAAGCCCCTGGACGGCGTGCTGCCGACCTGGCGCCTGCTGCGCATCGCCCCCCTGCTGGCCACGCGCTTTCGCACGGCGGAGCAGCTGGAGGTCGCCCTGCAGGACGTGCTGGGTGACGACCTGGAAGGGGCGCGGGTGTCGGTGCGCCAGTTCGTGGGCCGCTGGGTGGACATCGACGCGCGGGCGCAGCTGGGGAAGACCAACAACCTGCTGGGGCGCAACATGCTGCTGGGCGGCAAGGCCTTCGACAGGACGGGGAAGATTCAAATCCACATCAGCCCGCTGCCGCCGCTGGCCTACCGGCGGCTGATGCCGGACGGCAACCTGCTGCCGCTGGTGCGCGAGGTGGTGGCGCTCTTCGTGAAGGACCCGCTGGAGTACGACCTGGAGCTTGGGCTCACCGAGGGGGTGCAGCAGCAGTTCCGCCTGTCGCGCCAGGAGCCGAGCAAGCTCGGCCGGGACACCTGGCTCGGCTCCAGCCAGCAGACGCACCTGAGCGTCCCCGTGGCGAGATGAAATTCCGAGCGGGCGAGCGTGAGGGCCAGGGATTTACGGCGCTCAGGCCGCCCGGTATACCGTCGACCATCGCTGTCATTTTCTGGGGGCTCCCATTCGCGTCGATCCGAAAGCGCTCGTCCGTCGCCTGACGCCCACCTCTACCCGCCTGCTCGAGGCCGCGGTTGCCCGGGCGAGCGCGGGACGATTCTACGAAATCGTCCCCGAGCACCTGCTCGTGCAGATGCTGGAGGCCGAGGACTCGGACGTCGCGCGCATCCTGCAGCAGTTCGGCGTGGACCGCCCCCACCTGCTGGCCAGCATGGAGCGGGCGCTGCAGGGCCTGCGCGCCGGCAACGCCGGGCGGCCCGTCTTCTCCGAGACGCTGTTCCAGTGGTTCGAGGAGGCGTGGCTGCTGGCCTCCGTGGAGCAGGGCGCCACGCGCCTGCGCTCGGGCCTGCTGTTCGCCCAGTTCGTCACCCGGCGCTCGCGCTACACCGCGGAGCTGTTCCCGGAGCTGGACGCCATCAGCCGCGACGAGCTCATGTCCTCGCTGGACGTGGTGCTGCGCCCCTCTCCGGAGAACGTGGAGGTGACGTCGGCCGAGGCGGGCGCTTCCGCGGGCGGCATGCCCGGCGTCCCGGGCGGGCGCGGAGACGAGGCGCTCAAGCGCTTCGCCACGTCCTTCACGGGCCGGGTGCGCGAGGGGAAGATAGACCCCATCTTCGGCCGGCACCGTGAAATCCGGCAGATGGTGGACATCCTCTCCCGGCGCCGGAAGAACAACCCCATCCTGGTGGGCGAGCCGGGCGTGGGCAAGACGGCGCTCGTGGAGGGCATGGCCTGGGCCATCGTCCGCGGCGAGGTGCCGGACGCGCTGAAGAACGTGGAGCTGCTCGGGCTGGACCTGGGCCTGCTCCAGGCGGGCGCGGGCGTGCGCGGCGAGTTCGAGAACCGGCTCAAGGCCGTCATCGCCGAGGTGAAGGCGTCCCCGACGCCCATCATCCTGTTCATCGACGAGGCGCACACCATCATCGGCGCGGGCGGCTCGCAGGGCGGCACGGACGCGTCCAACCTGCTCAAGCCGGCGCTGGCGCGCGGCGAGCTGCGCACCATCGCCGCCACCACGTGGGCCGAGTACAAGAAGTACTTCGAGAAGGACGCCGCGCTGGAGCGCCGCTTCCAGCCGGTGAAGGTGGACGAGCCCAGCGTGGAGGACGCGGAGCTGATGCTGCGCGGCCTGCGGCCCACCTACGAGGCGGCCCACGGCGTCATCATCCGCGACGAGGCCGTCACCGCCGCCGTGCGCCTGTCCAGCCGGTACATCTCCGGCCGGCAGCTGCCGGACAAGGCGGTGGACCTGCTCGACACGGCGTCTGCCCGCGTGAAGATCGAGCTATCCACGCGCCCCGAGGAGCTGGTGGCGCTGGACCAGGAGATCGCCGCGCTGGAGCGCGAGCGCGACGCGCGCAAGCGCGACCTGGCCGAGGGCACCGGCGCCGAGGACGAGCAGGAGTCGCTCACGGCGGCAGAGGAGAAGCTGCGCGCCACGCAGGACGCGCGGGCCACCCTGCACGTGCGCTGGGAGAACGAGCGCGTGGCGGTGGCGGCGCTGATGGACGCGCGCAAGGCGCTGCGCGAGGCGAAGCCGGACGCGGACGCGGCGGCGCTCAAGGCGGCGGTGGACGAGGCCACGGCGAAGCTGGCCCAGACGCGCGGTGAGGTGCCGCTGGTGCACGCGGACGTGGACGCGGACATCGTCGCGCGGGTGGTGGCGGGCTGGACGGGCGTGCCGGTGGGGAAGATGCGCAGCGACCTGCTGGCCTCCGTGCTGAACCTGGAGGACAAGCTCCGCGGCCGCGTGCGCGGCCAGGAGTCGGCGCTGAAGAAGGTGGCCGAAATCATCCGCATCTCCCAGGCGGGCATCCGCAACCCGGACGCCCCCATTGGCGTCATGCTCTTCGTGGGCCCCAGCGGCGTGGGCAAGACGGAGACGGCGCTCGCGCTGGCGGACACGCTCTACGGCGGCGAGCGCTTCATGACGACGCTCAACATGAGCGAGTTCCAGGAGAAGCACACGGTGAGCCGGCTCATCGGCTCGCCCCCCGGCTACGTGGGCTACGGCGAGGGCGGCCTGCTGACGGAGGCGGTGCGCCAGCGGCCCTACTCGGTGGTGCTGCTGGACGAGTGCGAGAAGGCCGACCTGGAGGTGATGAACCTCTTCTACCAGGTCTTCGACAAGGGCTCGCTGACGGACGGCGAGGGCCGGCAGGTGGACTTCAAGAACACCGTGCTCATCCTCACCAGCAACCTGGGCTCGGACCAGGTGATGCGGATGTTCGAGGACCACTCCGCGCCCACCACGGAGCAGGTGGTGGCCGCCATCCGTCCGGCGCTCAGCAAGCACTTCAAGCCGGCGCTGCTGGCGCGCATGACGATTGTCCCCTTCGGCCCGGTGCAGCGCGACGTGATGCGCCAGATTGCCGAGATGAAGCTGGACAAGCTCGTGGGCCGGCTGCGCGCCGCGCACAACGTGGAGACGACGCTGGCGCCGGGCCTGCTGGACGAGCTGGCGCGCCGGTGCACCGAGTCCGAGATGGGAGCGCGCAACATGGAGCAGATTCTCCAGGGCTCGCTGATGCCCGTGCTCTCCCGCGAGCTGTTGCAGCACCTGGTGGGCGGCGCGGTGCCCCCGAAGCTGCATGTCGCCCTGACCGCGGAAGGCGACTGGGACCTCCAGTTCGCCCATGCCTGAGAGAACCCCATGAAGAACCGAACGCTCCAGGTCTCCGCCTTGGCGCTGTCCCTGCTGGCCGGCTGTGCCAGCGTCCCCAAGGCCGGGCTGTGCTCCGCCGAGGCGGGCCCCAACGCCCGCTCCTTCCCCACGCCGGACACGTGGTTCGCCCTGCTGCTGCACGGCTATGACAAGGACACCGGCGCCGCGCCCCGGCCCGCGGTGGACTGCACCGGCGCGCCCGTCTGGTCCCAGGACCCGGCGGCCGACGAGTGCGTGGAGGCCGGCCCGGACGCGCTGCCGCTGCCCCCTCCGGAGAAGCTGACGGAGGAGGACCTGGTGCTGGAGACGCTCCAGGCCGGCAGCCGCCTGGTGTGGGTGATTACGCGGCGCTTCACCAACGGCGAGGCCCTGGGCCCCGTCGCCCTGGTGGAGACGACCGAGCAGGGCTTCCGCGTGGAGGCGCTGGGCTCGCTGCGCGCCATGCCGAAGAACGCGAAGCTGCGCCTGGAGACGGTGAAGGGCACCAACGTCCTCGTGGCCGAGGGTGACGCGTGCACCCCGGGCGACGAGGAGGTGTGCCGCCGCCACGCGCGCATCATGCCGCTGCGCAACAACCGCTTCTTCACCGAGTCCGTGTCCGACAAGGCCCGCGCGTGCCTGGGCGCCGCCTGGTTCCCGCTGTCGCGCGAGCTGACCTTCGATTTGCCCAACGGGCTGCGCCGCAAGTTCGAGCTGACGTCCACCCTCACCTTCGCCGAGGAGGGCATCAGCGTGCAGGAGCAGGTGCAGGTGAGTGACTCGGACCCGCAGCAGCCGGACGTGGCGCCCCGCCTCTACCGCCGCGCGCAGGACGTGCGCACGCTGGAGCTGGCGGACAACGCGCTGGTGAGCGGCAAGCCGTCGCTCTGGTCCCGCATGGTGGAGCAGCAGGTGCGCATCGGCGCCCGGGCCCAGCCGGAGAAGCCCATCTACGCGCTGCCGGAGAAGAAGAAGCCGGCCGGCGCCGAGGCCGACACGGCCACCGCGGTGGCGGCTCCAGCGGACAAGACCAAGGACGCCGCCAAGGCCGCGTCCGACACGGCCAAGGCCGCCGTCGCGCCGGGCAAGACGTCCCAGAAGCCGGCCGCGGCCACCGCCGGCGGCACCGGCCTGTAGCCCACCCTCTCCTTCCTCGCCCTACCCCGCCCCCGTGAGGCTTCGGTTTTTCCGAAGCACCTCCGGGGGCTTTTCCTATTTGCGACGAAAGGCCCTCGTGGACAGAGAAGTAACAGGCCC
This genomic interval carries:
- the tssH gene encoding type VI secretion system ATPase TssH — translated: MGAPIRVDPKALVRRLTPTSTRLLEAAVARASAGRFYEIVPEHLLVQMLEAEDSDVARILQQFGVDRPHLLASMERALQGLRAGNAGRPVFSETLFQWFEEAWLLASVEQGATRLRSGLLFAQFVTRRSRYTAELFPELDAISRDELMSSLDVVLRPSPENVEVTSAEAGASAGGMPGVPGGRGDEALKRFATSFTGRVREGKIDPIFGRHREIRQMVDILSRRRKNNPILVGEPGVGKTALVEGMAWAIVRGEVPDALKNVELLGLDLGLLQAGAGVRGEFENRLKAVIAEVKASPTPIILFIDEAHTIIGAGGSQGGTDASNLLKPALARGELRTIAATTWAEYKKYFEKDAALERRFQPVKVDEPSVEDAELMLRGLRPTYEAAHGVIIRDEAVTAAVRLSSRYISGRQLPDKAVDLLDTASARVKIELSTRPEELVALDQEIAALERERDARKRDLAEGTGAEDEQESLTAAEEKLRATQDARATLHVRWENERVAVAALMDARKALREAKPDADAAALKAAVDEATAKLAQTRGEVPLVHADVDADIVARVVAGWTGVPVGKMRSDLLASVLNLEDKLRGRVRGQESALKKVAEIIRISQAGIRNPDAPIGVMLFVGPSGVGKTETALALADTLYGGERFMTTLNMSEFQEKHTVSRLIGSPPGYVGYGEGGLLTEAVRQRPYSVVLLDECEKADLEVMNLFYQVFDKGSLTDGEGRQVDFKNTVLILTSNLGSDQVMRMFEDHSAPTTEQVVAAIRPALSKHFKPALLARMTIVPFGPVQRDVMRQIAEMKLDKLVGRLRAAHNVETTLAPGLLDELARRCTESEMGARNMEQILQGSLMPVLSRELLQHLVGGAVPPKLHVALTAEGDWDLQFAHA
- the tssG gene encoding type VI secretion system baseplate subunit TssG → MASEERLPDALVETARKLAEAAPRVGFFPLVAFLERLTAQAVRVGGPGPVNEEMIRFRHDPSLGFPAGDVNSVTLHNVPVRAEDPYARRPLFEVVTSFLGLTGSVSPLPHYLAEEVAQEDPDQPVRREFLDLFHHRLLSLLYRIESKYRVTSETDTSFTDQWSKRLLALGGFDTYEKPLDGVLPTWRLLRIAPLLATRFRTAEQLEVALQDVLGDDLEGARVSVRQFVGRWVDIDARAQLGKTNNLLGRNMLLGGKAFDRTGKIQIHISPLPPLAYRRLMPDGNLLPLVREVVALFVKDPLEYDLELGLTEGVQQQFRLSRQEPSKLGRDTWLGSSQQTHLSVPVAR